The following coding sequences are from one Lolium rigidum isolate FL_2022 chromosome 6, APGP_CSIRO_Lrig_0.1, whole genome shotgun sequence window:
- the LOC124663731 gene encoding uncharacterized protein LOC124663731 produces MAGPLRSHSRSNTAQTSPKSTPNPRFSLRRRPSDLSAGVASAAPSDGSRHAAPQGPLPGSAEGGLRGLHQASIRRRVHRAFRAAQPSHPLSGVRGGNPFFDLLLRRRAGASQLDIVPVCYPIPVWLLRLLLHLVYALSQDVFALSYVGLLAFVVHTLFSSVLGVVFIYSDSILAAGLFGSVLAQHREVNGRETAAAVAFSKAPFTRIYYRQDGIYPFLAFFALFGAICWVMRPEGHYDALTTVMNLFAAIACLEFILTVCVLGWLNGAVFGMDSAPPVVFIFAAIGMQFPISYLLGGKLVAAIILWLCVLASTAFLGYYLRVHATYEQMMFTRDAMKIRNARTIRNSAGVVPTKSNTPTPATASFTKETNTDASAAAVSP; encoded by the exons ATGGCTGGA CCGCTCCGCTCACACTCGCGCAGTAACACAGCACAAACTTCCCCCAAATCCACCCCGAACCCTAGGTTTAGcctgcgccgccgcccctccgatTTATCCGCAGgcgtcgcctccgccgccccCTCTGATGGATCCAGGCACGCTGCGCCGCAGGGTCCCCTCCCTGGATCAGCAGAAGGAGGTCTTCGAGGTCTCCACCAAGCCTCCATCCGCCGCCGTGTCCACCGGGCATTCCGAGCTGCGCAGCCTTCTCATCCACTCAGTGGTGTTCGCGGTGGTAATCCCTTCTTTGATCTCCTACTCCGGCGGCGAGCAGGTGCGAGCCAGCTGGACATTGTCCCTGTTTGTTATCCTATACCTGTTTGGCTGCTCCGTCTCCTACTCCACCTCGTCTACGCCCTTAGCCAAGATGTTTTTGCACTCTCCTATGTCGGCCTGCTAGCGTTTGTTGTGCACACTTTGTTCAGTAGTGTGCTGGGCGTGGTGTTCATCTATTCAGACTCCATCCTAGCTGCTGGCCTCTTTGGCAGCGTTCTTGCCCAGCACAGGGAGGTCAATGGAAGAGAGACTGCAGCCGCCGTTGCTTTCTCGAAGGCCCCCTTTACCCGCATATACTATAGGCAGGATGGGATCTACCCCTTCTTAGCTTTTTTTGCCTTGTTTGGTGCTATATGCTGGGTCATGCGTCCAGAAGGTCACTACGATGCCCTCACCACTGTGATGAACCTATTCGCAGCCATTGCATGCCTAGAATTCATTCTGACTGTATGTGTCCTAGGCTGGTTAAATGGAGCTGTCTTTGGTATGGATAGCGCTCCTCCTGTAGTCTTTATCTTTGCCGCCATAGGCATGCAATTCCCTATCTCGTATCTTCTCGGCGGCAAGCTTGTCGCGGCCATCATCTTGTGGCTGTGTGTTCTTGCGTCAACCGCGTTTCTTGGATACTACCTCAGGGTTCATGCCACCTACGAGCAGATGATGTTCACTAG GGATGCTATGAAAATCAGGAATGCCAGGACAATCAGGAACTCTGCAGGAGTTGTGCCTACCAAATCGAACACTCCAACTCCAGCTACAGCTTCATTCACCAAGGAGACGAACACCGATGCCTCTGCAGCAGCTGTGTCTCCTTGA